The following are from one region of the Bradyrhizobium septentrionale genome:
- a CDS encoding Lrp/AsnC family transcriptional regulator has product MSARLDRIDLKMLRLLQKNGRLSNAELADQVGVSPATCHRRTQALFDEGYVSGVRAMVAPRKLGKGTLVMVGVVLDRSTPESFASFEQAVAKLKCVLDCHLVAGDFDYFLKIRAGDVDDFKRIHGDQLIALPGVRQTRTFFVMKEVVDNAALEF; this is encoded by the coding sequence ATGTCCGCCCGGCTCGATCGCATCGACCTCAAGATGTTGAGATTGCTGCAGAAGAACGGCCGGCTCAGCAATGCCGAGCTGGCCGATCAGGTCGGCGTCAGCCCCGCCACCTGTCATCGCCGGACGCAAGCGCTGTTCGACGAGGGCTATGTCAGCGGCGTCCGCGCCATGGTGGCGCCGCGCAAGCTCGGCAAGGGCACGCTGGTGATGGTCGGCGTCGTGCTCGACCGCTCGACGCCGGAGAGCTTTGCGAGCTTCGAGCAGGCCGTGGCGAAGCTCAAATGCGTGCTCGACTGCCACCTCGTCGCCGGCGATTTCGACTACTTCCTCAAGATCCGCGCCGGCGACGTCGACGACTTCAAGCGCATCCATGGCGACCAGCTGATCGCACTGCCCGGCGTGCGCCAGACCCGCACCTTCTTCGTGATGAAGGAGGTGGTGGACAATGCGGCGCTGGAGTTTTGA
- a CDS encoding adenylate/guanylate cyclase domain-containing protein — protein sequence MAVQIDPVLSPQVAPPFERAHRAVLAADVVGYTRLMEAAEFETHQRLRALRVETTDPTIVSHRGEIVKNTGDGFLAVFESPSDAVECATELQQEILLRESQHSPERRIAFRIGLHWEPVIFDLDDVYGSAVNIAARLQTAAPAGGIVMSSAMLDNLDGVGELKFDSLGDLRLKNLTRAVTAFSLRLPGVDRGAAVGFAGSPAKRARLPSIAVLPFVSLSDDADDNYFAEGFVDDIIATLSNIRHLLVVARGSTMMIDRRAVDHGTVAGERLGVRYFLSGKIRRAGSRIRLSVELGDLSTASVIWAEKYETDIEQIFGLQDEIALMIVGRISAHVQQAEVKRAMRKRPHNLNSYDYFLRALDLLYKLDFASFSRARTLLERAREEDDGYAAPYAFSARWHMLNIAEGRSTDPDAEVAEIIRLSNCAIERDPSDALALSLQGHARSAFHFDYDTALDCFDRALAASPNNPWAWMFSSATYGFIGQAASGIERAERAIRLSPLDQQAFVNYSRLCQNHYLNGTYEEAIRWSRKALSLNPRYGNAIRIAAASLVAVGRHEDASLMAKHHRLVLPQFTVSHYAPRCPFKAEQASLYVQRLEAAGLPV from the coding sequence ATGGCAGTGCAGATTGACCCTGTGTTGTCTCCTCAAGTGGCGCCTCCCTTTGAGCGCGCGCATCGCGCGGTGCTAGCGGCTGATGTGGTTGGTTATACCCGGCTGATGGAAGCGGCCGAGTTCGAAACCCATCAACGCCTTCGCGCCCTCCGTGTTGAAACCACGGATCCGACCATCGTCTCCCATCGCGGTGAGATCGTAAAGAATACCGGCGACGGGTTTCTCGCCGTATTCGAGAGCCCGTCGGATGCCGTGGAATGCGCCACCGAGTTGCAGCAGGAAATCCTGCTTCGGGAAAGCCAGCATTCTCCCGAGCGTCGCATCGCATTTCGAATTGGTCTCCATTGGGAGCCCGTCATCTTCGATCTCGATGACGTCTACGGAAGCGCCGTCAATATCGCCGCGCGCCTTCAGACGGCTGCGCCGGCGGGCGGGATCGTGATGTCGTCGGCCATGCTCGATAATCTTGATGGCGTCGGAGAACTGAAATTCGACAGCCTTGGTGACCTTCGGCTGAAGAATTTGACGCGGGCCGTCACCGCGTTCTCGTTACGATTGCCGGGGGTGGATCGCGGTGCGGCAGTCGGGTTCGCGGGCTCGCCTGCGAAACGCGCAAGACTGCCCTCGATCGCGGTCCTGCCATTCGTCAGTCTTTCAGACGATGCCGACGACAATTATTTCGCTGAGGGATTCGTCGACGATATCATCGCAACGCTCAGCAATATTCGTCATCTTCTGGTTGTTGCTCGCGGGTCGACCATGATGATCGATCGCCGCGCCGTCGATCACGGAACGGTGGCCGGCGAACGGCTTGGCGTGCGGTATTTTCTCAGCGGCAAGATCCGGCGCGCCGGCAGTCGAATTCGGCTCTCTGTTGAGCTCGGGGACTTATCGACGGCATCGGTCATATGGGCAGAAAAATACGAGACGGATATCGAGCAGATCTTCGGCCTGCAGGACGAAATCGCCCTCATGATCGTGGGTCGCATCTCGGCGCATGTGCAACAGGCCGAGGTCAAACGCGCGATGCGGAAGCGTCCCCACAATTTAAACTCGTACGATTATTTTCTGCGCGCGCTTGACCTGCTCTACAAGCTGGACTTCGCGAGCTTTTCGCGGGCTCGGACCCTGTTGGAACGGGCGCGCGAGGAGGACGACGGCTATGCGGCACCATATGCATTTTCTGCGCGTTGGCATATGCTGAACATTGCCGAGGGCCGATCGACCGATCCCGACGCCGAAGTCGCCGAGATCATTCGGCTCTCGAACTGCGCCATCGAACGCGATCCATCCGACGCACTTGCTCTTTCACTGCAAGGGCACGCGCGGAGCGCATTCCATTTTGACTATGACACGGCTTTGGACTGCTTTGATCGTGCGCTTGCGGCGTCGCCAAACAATCCCTGGGCATGGATGTTCAGCAGCGCAACATACGGCTTCATCGGCCAGGCAGCGTCGGGAATTGAGCGCGCCGAACGGGCCATTCGGCTGTCCCCGCTGGATCAACAAGCCTTTGTCAATTATTCACGGCTCTGCCAAAATCATTATTTGAACGGCACCTATGAGGAAGCCATTCGCTGGTCGCGAAAGGCACTCAGCCTCAATCCACGGTATGGAAACGCGATCAGGATCGCGGCGGCAAGCTTGGTGGCCGTCGGCCGGCATGAGGACGCCTCGCTGATGGCGAAGCACCATCGGTTGGTTTTGCCGCAGTTCACTGTATCTCACTATGCACCGCGTTGCCCTTTCAAAGCGGAGCAGGCCTCGCTTTACGTGCAAAGACTGGAAGCCGCAGGACTTCCTGTGTGA
- the minE gene encoding cell division topological specificity factor MinE, with amino-acid sequence MNLMRLFGGRAGSAPVARERLQILLAHERGRSGAPDLLETLRSEILSVVSKHVDLDPDKIVIRMDRGKFVSMLEVDIEVPNGVQRSKMVAAS; translated from the coding sequence ATGAACCTGATGCGGCTCTTTGGCGGCCGTGCAGGGTCCGCCCCCGTGGCACGGGAGCGGCTGCAAATCCTGCTCGCGCATGAGCGTGGCCGGAGCGGTGCGCCCGATCTTCTGGAGACCCTCCGCTCGGAAATCCTGAGCGTGGTGTCCAAACATGTCGATCTTGATCCCGACAAGATCGTGATCCGGATGGATCGCGGCAAGTTCGTCTCGATGCTCGAGGTCGACATCGAGGTTCCCAACGGCGTGCAACGATCAAAGATGGTGGCAGCCTCATGA
- a CDS encoding phosphatase PAP2 family protein: MQFHLRDGGGDGGGDGGGDGGGGGAGGQSYGAGGAYVGSPPPQGAPFLIFDPLGGEIRESDFNFNAVFPWSGWQPDLFGVIALAEFGETNWRRYIQHDGPPTDHAKIVVEIDQLAAMARDERPRLIGEILDQNARLRGYFAEVLMMSAWSHPNTLKIIEMAIRVAQMVAIHFKLKFNRARPQQICPALVPLINSPGHASFPSAHSLESHLIALSLAEIDPQHTKRALIALADRIGRNREVAGVHYPSDTRAGREIAGQAFDILKNCPTFKATLIEAKREPGGAGTLTLPSGYSTSTAKPEERS; the protein is encoded by the coding sequence ATGCAATTTCATTTGCGTGATGGCGGCGGGGACGGTGGCGGCGACGGCGGCGGAGATGGCGGTGGCGGTGGTGCTGGCGGTCAGAGCTATGGCGCAGGCGGAGCCTATGTTGGTTCGCCACCGCCACAGGGCGCACCTTTCCTGATCTTCGATCCGCTGGGCGGTGAAATCCGTGAGTCGGACTTCAATTTCAATGCGGTTTTCCCTTGGTCGGGGTGGCAACCCGACCTCTTTGGCGTGATCGCCCTGGCGGAGTTCGGCGAGACCAATTGGCGCCGCTATATTCAGCACGATGGTCCGCCAACGGATCATGCAAAAATTGTTGTCGAAATTGATCAGCTGGCCGCCATGGCTCGCGACGAGCGCCCGCGCCTGATCGGGGAAATTCTCGATCAAAATGCGAGACTCCGCGGCTACTTTGCCGAGGTCTTGATGATGTCAGCGTGGTCACACCCCAACACGCTCAAGATCATTGAGATGGCGATCCGGGTCGCTCAAATGGTCGCGATTCACTTCAAGCTCAAATTCAATCGGGCTCGGCCGCAGCAGATTTGCCCTGCTCTCGTTCCGTTGATCAATTCGCCGGGGCACGCCTCATTTCCAAGCGCGCATTCGCTCGAAAGCCACCTGATCGCGCTGTCGCTTGCGGAGATCGATCCTCAGCATACAAAAAGGGCGCTCATCGCATTGGCCGATCGCATTGGCCGCAATCGAGAGGTGGCGGGTGTCCATTACCCGAGCGATACGCGTGCTGGAAGGGAGATTGCCGGCCAGGCGTTCGATATCCTCAAAAATTGTCCGACGTTCAAGGCGACATTGATTGAGGCCAAACGTGAGCCTGGCGGGGCCGGGACACTAACCCTGCCTTCCGGATATTCGACCTCCACCGCGAAACCGGAGGAACGATCGTGA
- the minC gene encoding septum site-determining protein MinC: MDATQQVVRQQVRMRGRSYVAFVFSPVVPVVSWLAEIDATLAKSPGFFTGKPIVLDLSAVDLSQAAIAHLVGNLGERNIRILGIEGVDESKLGTNMPPLLTGGRACAITHVEPKTPQVQEKSKDKDKSKLPSLLLENPVRSGQSIVFAEGDVTVLGSVGSGAEVVAGGSIHVYGTLRGRAMAGINGNSAARIFCQRIEAELLAIDGYYQTAEQISDSLRNRPAQAWLEGEMLRITALN; the protein is encoded by the coding sequence ATGGACGCAACTCAACAGGTCGTACGTCAGCAGGTCCGCATGCGCGGCCGTTCCTATGTTGCGTTCGTTTTCTCGCCCGTCGTGCCGGTCGTGTCCTGGCTTGCCGAAATTGACGCGACACTGGCGAAGTCGCCGGGCTTCTTCACCGGCAAGCCCATCGTGCTCGATTTGTCGGCCGTCGATCTCAGCCAGGCCGCAATCGCGCATCTGGTCGGCAATCTGGGGGAACGCAACATCCGTATCCTCGGCATCGAGGGTGTCGACGAATCGAAACTCGGCACCAACATGCCGCCGCTTCTGACCGGCGGCCGGGCCTGCGCGATCACCCATGTCGAGCCGAAGACGCCGCAGGTGCAGGAAAAAAGCAAGGACAAGGACAAGAGCAAATTGCCGTCGCTGCTGCTGGAGAACCCGGTCCGCTCCGGTCAGTCGATCGTGTTTGCCGAGGGCGACGTCACCGTGCTCGGCTCGGTCGGCTCCGGCGCCGAGGTCGTCGCCGGCGGCTCGATCCATGTCTACGGCACGCTGCGCGGCCGCGCGATGGCCGGAATCAACGGCAATTCGGCGGCTCGCATCTTCTGCCAGAGGATCGAGGCCGAGCTGCTTGCCATCGACGGCTATTACCAGACCGCGGAACAAATCTCTGACAGCTTGCGCAACCGGCCCGCCCAGGCGTGGCTCGAGGGCGAAATGCTGCGCATCACAGCTTTGAACTGA
- the minD gene encoding septum site-determining protein MinD, translating to MAKVLVVTSGKGGVGKTTSTAALGAALAQMGQNVVVIDFDVGLRNLDLVMGAERRVVFDLINVVQGVAKLPQALIRDKRLENLWLLPASQTRDKDALTEEGVKRVIADLKTKFDWILCDSPAGIERGATLAMRYADEAIIVTNPEVSSVRDSDRIIGMLDSKTARAERGERVEKHLLVTRYDAGRAARGEMLSIDDILEILATPLLGIVPESQDVLRASNVGCPVTLNNAGSAPARAYSDAVRRLMGEQIEMKVPVERKGLMDRLLRRRAA from the coding sequence ATGGCCAAGGTTTTGGTCGTGACGTCTGGGAAGGGAGGAGTCGGCAAGACGACCTCCACCGCCGCGCTTGGCGCGGCGCTCGCGCAAATGGGCCAGAACGTCGTCGTCATCGACTTCGACGTTGGCCTGCGTAACCTCGATTTGGTGATGGGCGCGGAGCGCCGGGTCGTATTCGACCTCATCAACGTGGTGCAAGGGGTTGCGAAACTGCCGCAGGCCCTGATCCGCGACAAGCGGCTGGAGAACCTCTGGCTGCTGCCGGCGTCGCAGACCCGCGACAAGGACGCGCTGACCGAAGAGGGCGTCAAGCGTGTCATCGCGGATCTCAAGACCAAGTTCGACTGGATCCTGTGCGACAGCCCGGCCGGTATCGAACGTGGCGCGACGCTCGCGATGCGCTACGCCGACGAGGCCATCATCGTCACCAATCCCGAAGTGTCGTCGGTGCGCGACTCCGACCGCATCATCGGCATGCTGGACTCCAAAACGGCCCGCGCCGAACGCGGCGAGCGGGTCGAGAAGCATCTGCTGGTCACCCGCTACGATGCCGGCCGCGCCGCGCGCGGCGAGATGCTGTCGATCGACGATATCCTGGAAATCCTTGCGACCCCCTTGCTCGGCATTGTCCCGGAAAGCCAGGACGTGCTGCGCGCCTCCAATGTCGGCTGTCCGGTGACGCTGAACAATGCCGGCAGCGCGCCGGCGCGCGCATATAGCGACGCGGTGCGGCGCCTGATGGGCGAGCAGATCGAAATGAAGGTGCCGGTCGAGCGAAAGGGGCTCATGGACCGGCTGCTGCGACGGAGGGCTGCGTGA
- a CDS encoding NAD-dependent protein deacetylase, whose product MWRTCARHTRCAAMQHPALEDFVAGHQRLFVLTGAGCSTNSGIPDYRDSDGNWKRTRPVTIQAFLGEAATRQRYWARSMVGWRRFGRAMPNGAHRALAKLEQQGRCELLLTQNVDRLHQAAGSQRVIDLHGRLDVVRCLGCSATMPREQFQGELARLNPAWLALDAADAPDGDADLEQDFSSFVVPACEACGGVLKPDVVFFGENVPRDTVASAQTHLEQADALLIVGSSLMVYSGFRFVRMAEQRGLPIAAVNLGRTRADDLLTLKVEDQCETALSFLL is encoded by the coding sequence ATCTGGCGCACATGCGCGCGTCACACTAGATGTGCTGCCATGCAACACCCCGCCCTCGAGGATTTCGTCGCCGGCCACCAGCGCCTGTTTGTCCTGACCGGTGCCGGCTGCAGCACCAATTCCGGCATTCCCGACTATCGCGACAGCGACGGCAACTGGAAGCGAACTCGGCCGGTCACCATCCAGGCATTCCTAGGTGAGGCCGCAACGCGGCAGCGCTATTGGGCGCGCAGCATGGTCGGCTGGCGGCGATTCGGCCGCGCCATGCCGAACGGCGCGCATCGTGCGCTGGCCAAGCTCGAACAACAGGGCCGCTGCGAGCTACTGTTGACCCAGAACGTCGATCGTTTGCACCAGGCCGCGGGCAGCCAGCGCGTGATCGACCTGCACGGCCGCCTCGACGTGGTCCGCTGCCTCGGCTGCTCTGCGACGATGCCGCGCGAACAATTTCAGGGTGAACTGGCGCGGCTGAATCCGGCCTGGCTCGCACTTGATGCCGCTGATGCGCCTGATGGCGACGCCGACCTCGAGCAGGATTTTTCATCGTTCGTGGTGCCGGCCTGCGAAGCCTGCGGCGGCGTGCTGAAGCCCGATGTGGTGTTCTTCGGCGAGAACGTGCCGCGCGACACGGTCGCTTCGGCGCAGACGCATCTCGAACAGGCCGACGCGCTGCTGATCGTCGGCTCCTCGCTGATGGTCTATTCCGGCTTCCGCTTCGTGCGGATGGCCGAGCAACGCGGGTTGCCAATTGCCGCCGTCAATCTCGGCCGCACCCGAGCCGACGACCTGCTCACGCTCAAGGTCGAGGACCAGTGCGAGACCGCGCTGTCGTTTCTGCTGTAG
- a CDS encoding alpha/beta hydrolase produces the protein MFSRNTFATCRRWDEAGQRAAECESCCTRADAPPPFAAAWDDRIALVRERGIAPLAAPTAERWFGSAFLAAHPATAGALRDCINETDPEGFVGCARAIQGLAYLDGVKRLQVPLTMIVGALDQLLVQPMTDLAAMLNCRLAIISGAGHLPQVDHPDEVDAVIDRHLRAFAPST, from the coding sequence CTGTTCAGCCGCAACACTTTTGCAACCTGTAGGAGATGGGACGAAGCGGGTCAACGCGCCGCTGAATGCGAAAGTTGTTGCACACGCGCCGATGCGCCGCCACCGTTCGCCGCGGCATGGGACGACCGGATCGCGCTGGTGCGCGAGCGCGGCATAGCGCCGCTGGCCGCGCCGACCGCCGAGCGCTGGTTCGGCTCCGCCTTTCTCGCGGCGCATCCGGCGACTGCCGGCGCACTGCGCGACTGTATCAACGAGACTGATCCCGAGGGCTTCGTCGGCTGTGCCCGCGCGATCCAGGGCCTCGCCTATCTCGACGGGGTGAAACGGCTGCAGGTGCCTCTGACGATGATCGTTGGCGCGCTCGACCAGCTGCTGGTGCAGCCGATGACGGACCTCGCGGCGATGCTGAATTGCCGGCTGGCGATCATTTCCGGCGCCGGGCATCTGCCCCAGGTGGATCACCCGGACGAGGTCGACGCCGTGATCGACCGGCATTTGCGTGCGTTCGCTCCATCGACGTGA
- a CDS encoding papain-like cysteine protease family protein, giving the protein MTSTADETASLVNATCVPIELPPLTQSRWRLLDFKNQQQEKSNWCWAAVAASVAHFYRPSSTVTQCDIANGQLGQDDCCVGGNETCNVYGYLMSSLFRVGHFSKWTARRPASFQETQEEIGGTRPLCMRIVWNGGGAHLVTIKGYAGEPAPGAHQQDDRGLAIADPWWGLSDIDAEEFPRGYINCGAWTDTYYTKGAAHADLSS; this is encoded by the coding sequence GTGACTTCAACAGCAGACGAAACCGCTTCTCTCGTGAACGCAACCTGCGTCCCGATTGAGTTGCCTCCGCTCACGCAATCAAGATGGCGGCTGCTCGACTTCAAGAACCAGCAGCAGGAAAAGTCAAACTGGTGCTGGGCCGCCGTCGCGGCGAGCGTCGCCCATTTTTATCGGCCCTCCAGCACAGTAACCCAATGCGACATCGCGAACGGACAACTGGGCCAGGATGATTGCTGCGTGGGCGGCAACGAGACATGTAATGTCTACGGCTACCTGATGTCGTCGCTGTTCCGCGTTGGCCATTTCAGCAAATGGACGGCGCGCCGACCCGCGTCCTTTCAAGAGACCCAGGAAGAGATCGGCGGCACACGCCCGCTATGCATGCGCATCGTGTGGAATGGCGGCGGGGCCCACCTTGTCACGATCAAAGGTTACGCCGGTGAACCCGCGCCCGGTGCGCACCAGCAAGATGACCGCGGCTTGGCGATCGCGGACCCTTGGTGGGGCCTCTCGGACATCGACGCCGAGGAATTCCCGCGCGGCTATATCAACTGCGGCGCCTGGACGGACACATACTACACCAAGGGGGCAGCGCATGCCGATCTCAGCAGCTGA
- a CDS encoding 1-aminocyclopropane-1-carboxylate deaminase, with product MLEKFARYPLTFGPTAIEKLDRLSKHLGGKVELYAKREDCNSGLAFGGNKLRKLEYIIPDAIASNADTLVSIGGVQSNHTRMVAAVAAKIGMKCRLVQESWVPHEDAVYDRVGNILLSRVMGADVRLVDEGFDIGIRKSWEQAIEEVKAAGGKPYAIPAGASVHKYGGLGYVGFAEEVRAQERQLGVKFDYIVVCTVTGSTHAGMLVGFAADGRARNVIGIDGSFTPAQTKAQVLSIAQNTAKLVELGRDIVEDDVVLIEDYAYPAYGVPSEETKAAIRLSARLEGMITDPVYEGKSMQGMIDLVQKGFFPAGSKVLYAHLGGAPALNGYAYAFRNG from the coding sequence ATGCTGGAGAAGTTCGCGCGCTATCCGCTCACCTTCGGACCGACCGCCATCGAGAAGCTCGATCGGCTGTCAAAGCATCTCGGCGGCAAGGTCGAGCTCTACGCCAAGCGCGAGGATTGCAATTCGGGCTTAGCCTTCGGCGGCAACAAGCTGCGCAAGCTCGAATACATCATTCCTGATGCGATCGCCTCCAACGCCGACACGCTGGTCTCGATCGGCGGCGTGCAGTCGAACCATACGCGCATGGTGGCGGCCGTCGCGGCCAAGATCGGCATGAAGTGCCGGCTGGTGCAGGAAAGCTGGGTGCCGCATGAGGACGCGGTCTACGACCGTGTCGGCAACATCCTGCTCTCGCGCGTGATGGGCGCCGATGTGCGCCTGGTCGACGAAGGTTTCGACATCGGCATCCGCAAGAGCTGGGAGCAGGCGATCGAGGAGGTGAAGGCGGCGGGCGGCAAGCCCTACGCCATTCCGGCCGGCGCCTCCGTGCACAAATATGGCGGGCTCGGTTATGTCGGCTTCGCCGAAGAGGTGCGCGCGCAGGAGCGCCAGCTCGGCGTCAAGTTCGACTACATCGTCGTCTGCACGGTGACCGGCTCGACCCACGCCGGCATGCTGGTCGGCTTCGCCGCCGACGGGCGCGCGCGCAACGTGATCGGCATTGACGGTTCGTTCACGCCCGCCCAGACCAAGGCGCAGGTGCTGTCGATCGCGCAGAACACCGCGAAACTTGTCGAGCTCGGCCGCGACATCGTCGAGGACGATGTCGTGCTGATCGAGGATTACGCCTATCCCGCCTATGGCGTGCCCTCGGAAGAGACGAAGGCGGCGATCCGCCTCAGCGCGCGGCTCGAAGGCATGATCACCGACCCCGTCTATGAGGGGAAATCGATGCAGGGCATGATCGATCTGGTGCAGAAGGGCTTCTTCCCGGCCGGATCGAAGGTGCTCTACGCCCATCTCGGCGGCGCACCGGCGCTCAACGGCTACGCCTACGCGTTCAGGAACGGGTGA
- a CDS encoding LysM peptidoglycan-binding domain-containing protein has product MTIMNVTTMRLVIPLLALAAGGTAALVYGIHQTQQILGVSTPLMATAPSAPAVPAQDQDKTPLAKAQTETAALANALAGPPPAPGSGAVPEFDVVSIEPTGETVVAGRAAPGATVELLRNGEVHDRIVADASGQFVMVPRPLPPGNYDLTLRITRDGKQVTSKQSVAVALEAAARERPMVALMAPDKPIRVLSQPAAAAPGAGKVAVEAVETEPGGKLRVSGQAAPGATVRLYLNDSLITSATADEAGHLSVTINKGVTAGDYRIRLDDVDPGSGKVRARAEVPFNVPETTATASIPVPGTSSSRADVSATQLAAATTTATVSSPSAVIVPKITTTTVVRGDSLWRISQRALGAGQRYAVIYRANQQQIRNPNLIYPGQVFVLPTR; this is encoded by the coding sequence ATGACGATCATGAACGTCACGACGATGAGACTGGTCATACCGTTGCTGGCACTTGCCGCCGGCGGCACGGCGGCGCTCGTCTACGGCATCCACCAAACCCAGCAAATCCTCGGCGTGAGCACGCCTTTGATGGCGACAGCGCCATCCGCGCCGGCGGTTCCCGCGCAAGACCAGGACAAGACGCCGCTGGCAAAGGCGCAAACCGAGACCGCGGCGCTGGCCAACGCGCTGGCAGGACCACCGCCAGCACCGGGCAGCGGTGCGGTGCCGGAGTTCGACGTCGTCAGCATCGAGCCGACCGGCGAGACCGTCGTCGCCGGCAGGGCAGCGCCGGGCGCAACGGTAGAATTGCTGCGCAATGGCGAGGTGCACGATCGCATCGTGGCTGATGCATCCGGCCAGTTCGTCATGGTTCCGCGCCCGCTTCCGCCGGGAAACTATGACCTGACCCTGCGCATCACGCGCGACGGCAAGCAGGTGACCTCCAAGCAGAGCGTGGCCGTGGCGCTCGAGGCTGCGGCAAGGGAGCGGCCGATGGTGGCGCTGATGGCGCCGGACAAACCGATCCGGGTGCTGTCGCAACCCGCAGCCGCGGCCCCGGGGGCCGGGAAGGTGGCGGTCGAGGCCGTCGAGACCGAACCGGGCGGCAAGCTCCGTGTGAGCGGTCAGGCAGCTCCCGGCGCGACCGTCAGGCTCTACCTCAACGACAGCTTGATCACATCCGCCACGGCCGACGAGGCGGGGCACCTCTCGGTCACGATCAACAAGGGCGTCACGGCTGGCGATTATCGGATCCGGCTTGACGACGTCGACCCCGGCTCCGGCAAGGTCCGTGCGCGTGCCGAGGTGCCGTTCAACGTTCCGGAGACGACGGCGACCGCATCGATCCCGGTCCCCGGAACGTCTTCCAGCCGTGCGGATGTATCCGCAACGCAGCTGGCGGCGGCGACAACCACCGCGACAGTGAGTTCACCCTCCGCCGTGATCGTGCCGAAGATCACGACGACCACCGTGGTCCGCGGCGACAGTCTGTGGCGGATCAGCCAGCGCGCACTCGGCGCCGGGCAGCGCTACGCGGTGATCTATCGGGCCAACCAGCAGCAGATCCGCAATCCGAACTTGATCTATCCAGGCCAGGTCTTCGTCCTGCCGACACGGTGA
- a CDS encoding c-type cytochrome — protein sequence MRPSFMILLCGLTVLPLSASRGQDAGASGEQAFNNSCRTCHTVKDGDNRAGPNLHNIIGRKAGSVANYRYSEAMKSSDIVWDEDRLLRFIEDPDALVSGNGMKPYTGVRSAEDRAGIVAFLKSPGK from the coding sequence ATGCGGCCAAGTTTCATGATCCTGCTTTGCGGGCTGACCGTCCTGCCGTTGTCGGCATCCCGTGGCCAGGATGCCGGCGCGTCCGGCGAGCAGGCGTTCAACAATTCCTGCCGCACCTGCCACACGGTCAAGGACGGCGACAACCGCGCCGGCCCGAACCTGCACAACATCATCGGCCGCAAGGCCGGATCGGTGGCAAACTATCGCTATTCGGAGGCGATGAAATCATCCGACATCGTCTGGGACGAGGACAGGTTGCTGCGCTTCATCGAGGATCCGGACGCGCTGGTGTCGGGCAACGGCATGAAGCCATACACCGGGGTGCGCTCGGCGGAGGATCGCGCTGGGATCGTGGCCTTCCTGAAATCACCCGGCAAGTGA